In Streptomyces pluripotens, the genomic window CCGTCGTCCTTGCGGCGCCCGATGACCTGTTCCTGGACGGACGGGGACAGTTTCTCCCAGTCGTCCAGGAGCATACGGATCCGACGTACGACGGCGTAGGAGCCGTTCGCCATCCAGGCGGGCTCGCCCGGAGCGGGCACGAAGATCCGCCGGTCGAAGTCGGGGTCGATCGGCTTCGGATTACCGGTGCCATCGATCTGGCCCATGAGGTTGCGGGCCGTCATGGGGTGGGCGGTGGCGCCCGGGGTGCGGTTGAAGCCGTTCATCTGCCAGCGCAGATGCGCCGTGCCGCCCGCGTCCTTCTGGACCGCACGCAGGGCGTGGAAGGCGACCAGGGGATCGTTCGCACCGATCTGGACCCACAGGTCGCCGTCACTGCGGGCTTTGTCGAGGTGATCGGAGGAGAAGTCCGGTAGCGGGTCGAGGGCGGTCGGTCGCTGCTTCTCCAGGCCGGTCCGCTGGAAGAAGCTGTGGCCGAAACCGAAGGTGATCGTCAGCGAGGACGGTCCCGCGTCCCGGGCCACATCGGTGTCGTCGTGCGCGGCAGCCTCGCCTGCCATCAGCCGCTCGGCCGTCGTGGACCAGCGGCGCAGCAGAGCCGTCGCCTCCTTGCGGCCCGCGCCCGCCACCAGGTCGAAGGCGGCGATGTGGCCGCGTGCCTGGAGCCCCTCGGTGATGCCGGACTGATGTTTCCCGTGAAACATCGCCCGCTCCGAGCCGATCGAGGTCAGTGGAGTGGGCGGGGCGGGCGCGGCGGCGTATCCGATGGCTCCGCCGGCCGAGCCCAGGACGATTCCGGTGGCTCCCGCGGTGCCGAGCAGTGTGCGTCGGGAGAGGCCTTCGCCGCTGCCGGCGACGGGCCCCCGCAGCGCGGAGCCGGGCGTACGGGATTCCTGGGGGGACTGGTCAGGCATGGTGTCGTTCAGCCGATCTGCGCGTTCTTGGAGACGGTGGTCTGGTCGATGTCGGAGGTGCGCACGGTGACGGCGATCTTCCAGTCGCCGGCCATCGGGATCTGCACCCCGCTCGCTGACCAGTGGCCGGTCGAGATGTGGTCGGGGGTGACGCGGAGCGGCCCGATCTCCTTCGCTTCGCATGTGAGGGAGATCTTCACCTCCGGAACGTCGAAAGCCTGACCGTTGGGCCGCTGGACGTACAGGTGCATCTCGTTTTCGCCCGGACGTGCGGGGTCGAGGACGACGCTGACGACGCCCTTG contains:
- the efeB gene encoding iron uptake transporter deferrochelatase/peroxidase subunit; protein product: MPDQSPQESRTPGSALRGPVAGSGEGLSRRTLLGTAGATGIVLGSAGGAIGYAAAPAPPTPLTSIGSERAMFHGKHQSGITEGLQARGHIAAFDLVAGAGRKEATALLRRWSTTAERLMAGEAAAHDDTDVARDAGPSSLTITFGFGHSFFQRTGLEKQRPTALDPLPDFSSDHLDKARSDGDLWVQIGANDPLVAFHALRAVQKDAGGTAHLRWQMNGFNRTPGATAHPMTARNLMGQIDGTGNPKPIDPDFDRRIFVPAPGEPAWMANGSYAVVRRIRMLLDDWEKLSPSVQEQVIGRRKDDGAPLSGGGEATPMDLQKTDSTGAYVVPLNAHARITRPDQSGGAAMLRRPFSYHDGFDADGTPDAGLLFICWQADPLRGFVPVQRKLDRGDALSTFIRHEASGLFAVPGGPAKGEYVGQRLLEG